A window of Pseudophryne corroboree isolate aPseCor3 chromosome 12, aPseCor3.hap2, whole genome shotgun sequence contains these coding sequences:
- the LOC134979957 gene encoding olfactory receptor 1361-like — MEELNKTMVKEFILEGFSNLHQYQILLLIAILLMYITSVAGNFAVIVLVKTGPSLHCPMYYFISVFAALEISFVSVTVPRLLANMIVSSKKISFIGCFVQLYIYSALGITECYLLAVMAFDRDLAINHPLRYSSIMNHLFVIFLMVTPFIISCIIALFPTIFTADLKFCGPNEINHFLCDLASIQKLACSNTFISSIVTSMAAIFASLTPFILILGFYIHIIITITKIKSVEGKYKAFSTCSSHIIVACLFYSTVIIVYINPKGSQYDKFLALMYTVIVPMLNPFIYTLRNKDVKEILLKTMLHKLKY, encoded by the coding sequence ATGGAAGAATTAAACAAAACAATGGTCAAAGAATTTATTCTGGAGGGATTTTCCAATCTCCACCAATACCAAATCTTACTTCTCATTGCTATATTATTGATGTATATTACTAGTGTGGCAGGAAACTTTGCAGTTATTGTTCTTGTTAAGACTGGACCCTCACTTCATTGCCCAATGTATTATTTTATCTCTGTATTTGCAGCTTTAGAAATATCATTTGTGTCTGTTACTGTTCCCAGACTTCTAGCTAATATGATTGTGAGTAGCAAGAAGATCTCTTTTATTGGATGTTTTGTACAATTATACATATATAGTGCCCTTGGGATAACAGAATGTTATTTGCTTGCTGTTATGGCTTTTGACAGAGATTTGGCAATTAATCATCCTTTAAGGTACTCATCAATCATGAACCATTTATTTGTTATTTTTCTGATGGTTACACCTTTCATCATCAGTTGTATCATTGCTTTATTTCCCACAATCTTCACAGCTGATTTAAAATTCTGTGGACCCAATGAAATAAATCACTTTCTCTGTGATTTGGCCTCAATACAGAAACTGGCTTGTTCTAATACCTTCATCAGTAGCATAGTGACCAGCATGGCTGCTATTTTTGCAAGCCTTACACCGTTCATCCTTATTTTAGGATTCTACATCCATATCATTATTACGATCACCAAAATAAAGAGCGTGGAAGGTAAATACAAAGCATTCTCAACCTGTTCCTCCCATATAATAGTTGCCTGTCTCTTCTATAGTACAGTCATCATTGTCTACATAAACCCAAAGGGCAGTCAGTATGATAAGTTTCTTGCTCTTATGTACACGGTCATTGTTCCTATGCTAAACCCTTTCATTTATACTTTAAGGAACAAGGATGTTAAGGAAATTCTTCTTAAGACCATGTTGCACAAATTAAAATACTGA